TCAGCGCCGCCTGAACGCTCGACGCCACCGTGGCCGAGCCGGTGGGTCGTGTCGATGCGGGTGCGACCGCCGTGACGGCCAGCTTTCCGACCAGGCTCAGCACAATAAGCTTGGCCGTCTTGGGGCCGATTCCGCTCACCTTCCGAAACACGGTGTCTGCGTCGTCGGCGATTGCCTGCGCAATTTGCTGGGGGGTCAGCACGGCCAGCACACCGAGCGCCGACTTGGGTCCCACACCCGTGACGCCCACGAGCAGTTCGAAGACAGCGAGTTCGTCACCGCTCGGAAATCCATAGAGCGTCAGCGAGTCTTCCCGCACAATGAGTGTCGTCAGCAGACGTGCCTCGTGATCGACGCGCAGGGACAGCGCTGTGGCGGGTGTGACCTGCACGCTCAGACCCACTCCCCCGACTTCAATAACGACCGTGGAACCTACGGCGGAGAGGACAAGGCCACGTACGGAAGAGATCACCGCTTAAGACTACGGGGCACCACGGACACCGAAGCGCTGCGCTCGGCGGCGCGCCACGCTTTTTGCGCGGGAGTCTGCTGCGCTGGAGTCTGCTGAACGGGGCTACCGCCCGGCGTGGAGCCGGTCGTGGGGAGCGTTCCACCCGCGATTCCTGTGCGCCAGGCATGACAGATGGCGAGGGCGAGGGCATCCGCCGCGTCAGCCGGCTTGGGGATCTCGGTGAGGCCCAGAATTCGCGCCACCATTGTGCCCACCTGTTTTTTGTCGGCGGAACCGTAACCCGTGATCGCTGCCTTGACCTCGCTCGGAGTGTGCAGGGTCACCGGAAGGCCGCGCTTCGCGGCCAGCAACAGCGCAACGCCGCTGATCTGCGCCGTTCCCATCACCGTGCGCACGTTGTTTTGCGCGAAGACACGCTCGATCGCCACAAACTGCGGTTGATGACGATCGAGCATTTCTTCCAGCCCCTCCGCCAGCATGAGGAGCCGCTGCTCGAGCGGCAGGTCAAGCCCGCTGCGAAGCACCGTCACGTCTACGAGACGGGCCGACCGGTTGCCGGCAACGTCCACGACGCCCACGCCACATCGGGTGAGGCCCGGGTCGATGCCGAGCACCCGCACCGCCATCCGCGTTACTCGGAGTCGGCTTGAAGCTCGGCCTGAACTTCGGGCGAGATGTCGTAGTTGCTGTAGATGTTCTGCACGTCGTCGAGGTCTTCCATCGCGTCGATGAGACGGAACACCTTGCGGGCGGTCTCCACGTCGACCTCGATCTTCAGCGACGGGATGAACGCGATGTCGGCGGATTCGTAGTCGATCCCCGCACTCTGTAGCGCGGTACGCGTGGCCACCAGATCGTGAGCCTCGGAGATCACGTCGAAGGTGTCACCCTCATCGATGACCTCTTCGGCTCCGGCATCGAGAACGGCGAGCATGATGTCGTCTTCGGTGATAGTTGCGGTGTGCTTGACAACCACGACGCCCTTGCGGTGAAAGTTGTACGCAACGCTGCCCGGGTCGGCCATGGCGCCGCCATTGCGAGCCATGGTGGTTCGCACTTCGGCTGCCGCGCGGTTCTTGTTGTCGGTGAGGCACTCGATCATGATGGCGACACCGTGTGCGGCGTAGCCCTCGTACATGATGGTCGTGTAGTCAACCTGCTCGCCCGACAGCCCCGCACCGCGCTTGACGGCGCGGTCAATGTTGTCGTTCGGAACAGAGGTCTTCTTTGCCTTCTGAATCGCGTCGACCAGGGTGGGGTTACCGGAGAGGTCGGCCCCGCCCATCCGGGCAGCGACCTCAATGTTCTTGATGAGCTTCGCGAAGGCCTTGGCCCGGCGCGAGTCGGTGACGGCCTTTTGGTGCTTTGTTGTGGCCCATTTGGAATGCCCGGACATGAATCTCCCGTAGTGTTGCTCGCTCGTTGTTCGTCAGTGCTGCGCGACTGAATGACGTTGACTGTGGCACCGCGGTGCGCTGTTCATTCTAGCCCGGGGCTACCGAAACCGCGTGGAAGCGGGCCCCGGGTCGCTGTCTCTAGTCTTTAGGCATCACTGTCGGCGTGGATGAGCTTGCTCAGCGTGTGCAGGTTGCGGTTTGTCGTGGTTTCACGGTACTTCGGCTTGCCGCTCTTCTTGCTGAAGGTGCTTTTGATCCCCACGGCCTTGCGCACCTCCCAATACAGCACGCCGTGCCCCAGCTCGATTCGCTCGTCGGTGGCGTCGAGTTCGCGAGAATGTCCGGCCAGTTCAGTGAGCGCCGACGGGTCGGAGGCAAACATCACGTAGGGGTACCAGCCGTCGCGATCCGCGTCGAAGGGGTACGCACGAATGATGCGGTCGAGGCTCTCCGCCTCGACCAGAACAATGTGGGCGTCATAGTCGAAACGCTCACGCAGCGCCGTCTCGATCACGGCCTTCCGCGCGGCCACATCGGCCGCGGCCACCTTCGGGTCGATCTCGTCGTCGGCCTCAACGGGACCGGTTCCGGTTCGAAACAGCACGTTTCCACTGGCCAGTACGGTGTGCACGTCCGAGAATCCCAGTTCCCGAAACAGATCCGCAAGATCAGACATGGCAATCGTGATGCCATTTACATTGATGCCCCTCAGCAGGGCCACATACTTCGTCATCGTTGACTCATTCCCACAGCATATTTCCGAAAGAGATCGTGGATAGACCCTATCGACCCACAGGCCTATCGGCGAAATGCGGTGGCGTACACCTTCTGCAGAAAGTATTCATGAAAGCGGTGTTCG
This sequence is a window from Cryobacterium sp. CG_9.6. Protein-coding genes within it:
- the ruvA gene encoding Holliday junction branch migration protein RuvA yields the protein MISSVRGLVLSAVGSTVVIEVGGVGLSVQVTPATALSLRVDHEARLLTTLIVREDSLTLYGFPSGDELAVFELLVGVTGVGPKSALGVLAVLTPQQIAQAIADDADTVFRKVSGIGPKTAKLIVLSLVGKLAVTAVAPASTRPTGSATVASSVQAALIGLGWTERVAAEAVDETLRSLEDSADHGAPVDGASDNGAPEPVPPTVAVVLRLALGRLGPAQNPGHRS
- the ruvC gene encoding crossover junction endodeoxyribonuclease RuvC; this encodes MRVLGIDPGLTRCGVGVVDVAGNRSARLVDVTVLRSGLDLPLEQRLLMLAEGLEEMLDRHQPQFVAIERVFAQNNVRTVMGTAQISGVALLLAAKRGLPVTLHTPSEVKAAITGYGSADKKQVGTMVARILGLTEIPKPADAADALALAICHAWRTGIAGGTLPTTGSTPGGSPVQQTPAQQTPAQKAWRAAERSASVSVVPRSLKR
- a CDS encoding YebC/PmpR family DNA-binding transcriptional regulator, which codes for MSGHSKWATTKHQKAVTDSRRAKAFAKLIKNIEVAARMGGADLSGNPTLVDAIQKAKKTSVPNDNIDRAVKRGAGLSGEQVDYTTIMYEGYAAHGVAIMIECLTDNKNRAAAEVRTTMARNGGAMADPGSVAYNFHRKGVVVVKHTATITEDDIMLAVLDAGAEEVIDEGDTFDVISEAHDLVATRTALQSAGIDYESADIAFIPSLKIEVDVETARKVFRLIDAMEDLDDVQNIYSNYDISPEVQAELQADSE
- a CDS encoding DUF1697 domain-containing protein, which gives rise to MTKYVALLRGINVNGITIAMSDLADLFRELGFSDVHTVLASGNVLFRTGTGPVEADDEIDPKVAAADVAARKAVIETALRERFDYDAHIVLVEAESLDRIIRAYPFDADRDGWYPYVMFASDPSALTELAGHSRELDATDERIELGHGVLYWEVRKAVGIKSTFSKKSGKPKYRETTTNRNLHTLSKLIHADSDA